The region TGTGACTAAATCACTTACTAGTATTTGCGAAAATTTAAAGGAAATGAATGTAGAAATTAGCTTTGATTTTTCTGATATAAGGGGGTATCAATACCATACGGGCATTGTGTATTCAGCTTACGCACAAAAATTTAATACAGCAGTTGCACAAGGTGGTCGTTACGATAATATGAATAAGTTTGCAGGTGATATGAGGCCAGCGACTGGGTTTTCTATCGACTTAAGATTTATCATTAACAACCTTTTAAATTAAGAAAGTATCAATATGGCTAAAAATGTAGTTGTCATTGGAACACAATGGGGAGATGAAGGTAAGGGAAAAATTGTTGATTGGTTAACAGACCATGCATCAGCGGTTACAAGGTTTCAAGGAGGCCATAATGCAGGTCACACCCTCGTTATTGGGCAAGGCTCAAGTCAAAAGGAATACAAACTTAATTTAGTTCCTTCTGGAATCATTCGAGAAGGAATTGAATGTTACATAGGTAACGGCGTAGTTCTCGATATCAATCATTTAATGAAAGAGGTTGAAGGACTTGAGAAAAATGGTATTACCGTCAAAGGCAGGTTAAATGTAAGTGCTGGTTGCCCTTTGATTCTTGATTATCACGTCGAGCTTGATAGAGCTAGAGAAGCCATTCGGTCGAAGAATAAAAAAATTGGTACGACTGGTAAGGGTATCGGCCCTGCCTATGAGGATAAAGTCGCTAGAAGAGCATTTAAGGTTTACGATTTATTTTTAGACCCAAAGGATATTTTAAGCAGGCTTAGAGAAACGCTTGATTACCATAACTTTGTTTTAACAAAATATCTCAATTCATCATCGATTGACATAAATAAACAGTTTGATTCCATGATGAGTCAATCTGAATTTATTAAACCTTTTGTCTGTGATGTGTCACAAAAACTTTATGAAATAAATAAATTAGGCAAAAGTATTTTATTTGAGGGGGCCCAAGGTGCATTGCTTGATATCGATCATGGGACATACCCCTTTGTAACTTCTTCTAATTGTGTATCTGGCCAAGCATCAGCTGGAACAGGCGTAGGCCCATCCATGCTCAGCTATGTACTCGGTATAACAAAAGCCTATACCACTAGAGTAGGCGGGGGTCCGTTTCCAAGTGAATTAGACATTGATGATGAAGCCGCACCTGGTTTTCAAATGTCTACAAAAGGGAAGGAATTTGGTACGGTGACTCAAAGAACGAGAAGGTGTGGGTGGTTTGATGCCGCTGCATTGAGGCGATCTGCTATGGTTAATGGTTTAACTGGGCTTTGCATTACAAAACTAGATATACTCGACGGTATTGAGACC is a window of Methylophilales bacterium DNA encoding:
- a CDS encoding adenylosuccinate synthase, coding for MAKNVVVIGTQWGDEGKGKIVDWLTDHASAVTRFQGGHNAGHTLVIGQGSSQKEYKLNLVPSGIIREGIECYIGNGVVLDINHLMKEVEGLEKNGITVKGRLNVSAGCPLILDYHVELDRAREAIRSKNKKIGTTGKGIGPAYEDKVARRAFKVYDLFLDPKDILSRLRETLDYHNFVLTKYLNSSSIDINKQFDSMMSQSEFIKPFVCDVSQKLYEINKLGKSILFEGAQGALLDIDHGTYPFVTSSNCVSGQASAGTGVGPSMLSYVLGITKAYTTRVGGGPFPSELDIDDEAAPGFQMSTKGKEFGTVTQRTRRCGWFDAAALRRSAMVNGLTGLCITKLDILDGIETLKVCVGYKNGNDQIDLLPLGADQTENCEPILIDMPGWSENTFGTKSWDDLPKNAQNYISKLEELCDVPVHIISTGPERDETILIKHPFD